TGTCAAAGGCATAGGTAAAACCATATTGCAGCGTTTGCGGCAAATGGGGTTGGATGATGTTGCCAAGCTGGCGGCGGCAGATTTGGACGATATTTTGGAACAAGGCGCACAATTGACCGGTTCGACCTGTTGGAAAAACAGTCCGCAGGCAAAAGCTGCCATTGCCGCCGCAATAGAGTGCGGCAAAACAGCGTTTTCAGACGTCCTGAGAGTCAAGAGGTCGTCTGAAATAAAAAAGCAGACAAACAGAAAATGATTGCGAAATGAGGAAAAAAGCATGATTACCATCACAGAAAACGCAGCCAAACACA
This genomic interval from Neisseria sp. Marseille-Q5346 contains the following:
- a CDS encoding recombinase RecA, whose product is MPFTDEEIQSLLAVKGIGKTILQRLRQMGLDDVAKLAAADLDDILEQGAQLTGSTCWKNSPQAKAAIAAAIECGKTAFSDVLRVKRSSEIKKQTNRK